Proteins encoded within one genomic window of Episyrphus balteatus chromosome 1, idEpiBalt1.1, whole genome shotgun sequence:
- the LOC129916898 gene encoding adult cuticle protein 1-like: MKFAIAAVVVLALAMGVQSSIIGGIPGLGLGVHSLGLGHGVHGQLLAQGPAVVGLGGLGGLSSAVNIAGHGIPAAVNIAGSPLLASHGIPAAVNIAGGPLLAGHGISAAVAVAPHVAFAAPVHGVHGASYVAQTRGAVHSAPLPGHIQSAASVNVAPAPGTL, encoded by the exons atGAAG TTCGCCATTGCTGCCGTAGTCGTGTTGGCTCTTGCCATGGGTGTCCAATCTTCCATCATTGGTGGAATTCCCGGACTGGGTCTTGGTGTTCACAGTTTGGGACTAGGACATGGCGTTCACGGACAATTGTTGGCACAAGGACCAGCTGTCGTAGGACTGGGTGGATTAGGTGGCCTTTCATCTGCTGTTAATATTGCAGGACATGGCATCCCAGCTGCTGTTAATATTGCTGGAAGTCCACTTTTAGCAAGTCATGGTATTCCTGCTGCGGTCAACATTGCTGGTGGTCCTCTCCTAGCTGGCCATGGTATTTCAGCAGCTGTTGCTGTCGCTCCACATGTTGCTTTTGCTGCTCCAGTACATGGTGTACATGGTGCCTCATATGTTGCTCAAACTCGTGGTGCCGTTCACTCTGCCCCATTGCCAGGACACATCCAATCGGCTGCTTCTGTGAACGTTGCCCCAGCTCCAGGAACCTTGTAA
- the LOC129916905 gene encoding adult cuticle protein 1-like, whose amino-acid sequence MKFAIAAVVVLALAMGVQSSIIGGIPGLGLGVHGLGIHGLGLGLHGQLLAQGPAVVGLGGLSSAVNIAGHGIPAAVNIAGGSLLAGHGIPAAVAVAPHVAVAAPVHGAHGASYVAQTRGAVHTAPLPTHIQSASSVNVAPAPGTL is encoded by the exons atgAAG ttcgCCATTGCTGCCGTAGTCGTGTTGGCTCTTGCCATGGGTGTCCAATCTTCCATCATTGGAGGAATTCCCGGATTGGGTCTTGGCGTTCATGGTCTTGGTATTCATGGTTTGGGATTAGGACTTCACGGACAATTGTTGGCTCAAGGGCCAGCTGTGGTGGGATTGGGTGGCCTTTCATCTGCTGTTAACATTGCTGGCCATGGTATCCCAGCTGCTGTCAACATTGCCGGTGGTTCTCTCCTAGCTGGTCATGGTATTCCAGCTGCTGTAGCAGTTGCTCCACATGTTGCTGTTGCTGCACCAGTACATGGTGCACATGGTGCCTCATATGTTGCTCAAACTCGTGGTGCCGTTCACACTGCCCCATTGCCAACACACATCCAATCTGCTTCTTCTGTAAACGTTGCCCCAGCTCCAGGAACCTTGTAA